Proteins found in one Corynebacterium zhongnanshanii genomic segment:
- a CDS encoding Re/Si-specific NAD(P)(+) transhydrogenase subunit alpha: MLIGIPREPASLVSATPDTVGKLIKLGYDVAVQSGAGDDSNYPDSQYEEAGARIVGEEVWQSDIITALDEPTAEQRADLKPGAALIARLAPARNEQLIQEFADKNVTSIAMDTVPRISRAQSMDVLSSQANIAGYRAVIEAANTFGRLFTGQVTAAGKVPPAIVYVIGAGVAGLAAIGTANSMGAIVKATDLRPETAEQVESMGAEFVAIQAETEKSEDGYAKEMTADQAQAAAKLYAEQSAAADIVITTANIPGRKSPVLLTATDVAAMKPGSVIVDMAAANGGNCELTVPGEITVTDNGVSIIGYTDLAGRLPAQASQLYGQNIVNLLKLMTPGKDGQLVFDLEDEIVRGITVTHSTGEAAGSADILWPPPPVKVSAAPAQPAPAAAAAAGEQAEEAPTKKSGAWKVIAALLGIALILASPMQVAGEYMLLMLAIVVGFYVITAVTHKLHTPLMSETNAISGIILVGAILQVGSSNIAVAALSFVAIVVASINIFGGFFVTRRMLTMFDGGN, encoded by the coding sequence TTGCTTATTGGTATTCCGAGAGAACCAGCCTCCCTGGTTTCGGCCACCCCAGACACCGTAGGCAAGCTCATCAAGCTTGGCTACGACGTTGCCGTTCAATCTGGAGCGGGCGACGATTCCAACTACCCCGACTCTCAGTACGAAGAAGCCGGCGCGCGTATCGTCGGCGAAGAAGTGTGGCAGTCGGACATTATTACCGCTCTCGACGAGCCCACCGCAGAGCAGCGGGCAGATCTGAAGCCAGGCGCGGCTCTCATCGCCCGTCTTGCTCCTGCGCGCAACGAGCAGCTGATCCAGGAGTTCGCGGACAAAAACGTCACCTCCATCGCCATGGACACCGTGCCGCGTATCAGCCGTGCGCAGTCGATGGACGTGCTGAGCTCCCAGGCGAACATCGCCGGCTACCGCGCCGTGATTGAGGCTGCCAACACCTTCGGCCGCCTGTTCACCGGTCAGGTGACTGCAGCCGGTAAGGTGCCGCCAGCGATCGTCTACGTGATTGGTGCGGGTGTGGCCGGACTGGCCGCCATCGGTACCGCCAACTCCATGGGTGCGATCGTCAAGGCTACGGACTTGCGTCCGGAGACCGCCGAGCAGGTGGAATCCATGGGTGCGGAGTTCGTTGCTATCCAGGCCGAGACCGAAAAGTCCGAGGACGGCTACGCCAAGGAGATGACCGCGGACCAGGCCCAGGCTGCCGCCAAGCTTTACGCTGAGCAGTCCGCCGCCGCAGACATCGTCATCACCACCGCGAACATCCCGGGCCGCAAGTCTCCCGTGCTGTTGACCGCAACGGACGTTGCAGCCATGAAGCCCGGCTCCGTGATTGTCGATATGGCCGCGGCTAACGGCGGTAACTGCGAGCTGACCGTGCCGGGTGAGATCACCGTCACCGATAACGGTGTGAGCATCATCGGCTACACGGATCTCGCTGGTCGTCTGCCTGCACAGGCATCCCAGCTGTATGGTCAGAACATCGTGAACCTGCTGAAGCTCATGACCCCAGGCAAGGATGGCCAGCTGGTCTTCGACCTGGAGGACGAGATCGTTCGCGGTATCACCGTCACCCATTCCACCGGGGAAGCAGCCGGATCTGCCGATATTCTGTGGCCGCCACCACCAGTGAAGGTCTCTGCTGCGCCTGCGCAGCCAGCGCCCGCAGCTGCTGCTGCCGCTGGCGAGCAGGCCGAGGAGGCTCCTACCAAGAAGTCCGGCGCGTGGAAGGTCATCGCCGCACTGCTGGGTATCGCCTTGATTCTGGCCAGCCCCATGCAGGTTGCCGGCGAATACATGCTGCTGATGCTCGCGATCGTGGTGGGCTTCTACGTGATCACCGCGGTGACGCACAAGCTGCACACCCCGCTGATGAGTGAGACCAACGCCATCTCCGGCATCATCCTTGTTGGCGCAATCCTACAGGTCGGTAGCTCGAATATCGCGGTTGCTGCCCTAAGTTTCGTGGCGATTGTTGTGGCCTCTATCAACATTTTCGGTGGCTTCTTCGTCACCCGCCGCATGCTCACCATGTTCGACGGAGGTAACTAA
- a CDS encoding lipoprotein LpqH yields MNKQVRMLIAALFAIIVLISLVVVFKFTGDSADDTASSSASQSSPSSDASAPPTASDTPEDPAHPADPNAEDAPRPEDNPEEGKPPAAPAAAPFVGQLDNQPFDVVNPRIECHSEAQFTQITATGQGDQPGRFAAAQFNGNDRLMSVSLGDGATSRGYVVETASNQGHATLERIGDKTYRIAGDALEVDYKTMNEAGTKPFSFDITCP; encoded by the coding sequence ATGAATAAACAGGTCCGAATGCTGATCGCTGCCTTGTTCGCCATCATCGTACTCATCAGCCTCGTCGTGGTGTTCAAGTTCACGGGCGACAGTGCTGACGATACTGCGTCAAGCTCTGCGTCCCAGTCCTCCCCTTCCTCCGACGCCAGCGCGCCACCCACCGCCTCAGATACCCCCGAGGATCCCGCGCACCCGGCCGACCCCAACGCCGAGGACGCACCCCGTCCCGAGGATAACCCTGAGGAAGGAAAGCCCCCAGCCGCTCCCGCGGCTGCACCGTTTGTAGGCCAGCTGGATAACCAACCCTTCGACGTGGTGAACCCACGCATCGAATGCCACTCGGAAGCACAGTTCACGCAAATCACCGCCACCGGCCAGGGCGACCAGCCGGGCCGCTTCGCCGCGGCACAGTTCAACGGCAATGACCGCCTCATGTCCGTCTCCCTCGGCGACGGCGCCACCTCCCGGGGCTACGTGGTGGAAACCGCCTCCAACCAGGGCCACGCCACCTTGGAGCGGATCGGCGACAAGACCTACCGAATCGCCGGTGATGCCCTCGAAGTGGACTACAAGACCATGAACGAAGCAGGCACCAAGCCCTTCAGCTTCGACATCACCTGCCCCTAA
- a CDS encoding lactococcin 972 family bacteriocin, with the protein MKKKKTLWAGLAGAALLLGGGGYLVLGGSEQGAQTVYPHEGGEWDFGSSGGRTWSNFKHDAPHSASVRGHQFVDSGCVAGDSWARAEAPSRWLSALGDEQNKSLC; encoded by the coding sequence ATGAAGAAAAAGAAGACTCTGTGGGCCGGGCTCGCCGGGGCAGCACTGCTGCTCGGTGGAGGGGGCTATCTTGTCCTGGGAGGTTCTGAGCAAGGAGCGCAGACGGTGTATCCCCACGAGGGCGGGGAGTGGGATTTTGGATCCTCGGGCGGACGTACCTGGTCAAACTTTAAGCATGACGCACCACATAGCGCATCCGTTCGGGGCCATCAGTTTGTGGACTCTGGCTGTGTGGCAGGAGATTCCTGGGCGCGTGCGGAAGCCCCGTCCCGCTGGTTGTCCGCCCTAGGGGATGAACAGAATAAGTCCCTATGCTGA
- a CDS encoding carboxymuconolactone decarboxylase family protein produces MSDSQSSAAHNSDHTEDGRYDAGIRVRREVMGDDFVDAALERAAGSDGEELQKHVTATVWGSVWTRDGLSKRDRSLLNIGMLVALRATQELRGHIKGGLANGLTREEITEAIIHSSGYCGAPAALSAMKVAQEVLEAELGPKDPSA; encoded by the coding sequence ATGAGCGATTCACAATCTTCTGCAGCACACAACTCCGATCACACTGAGGATGGACGCTACGACGCGGGCATCCGCGTCCGCCGAGAGGTCATGGGTGACGATTTTGTGGACGCGGCCCTGGAGCGCGCGGCCGGTTCCGATGGCGAGGAATTGCAAAAGCACGTCACGGCGACCGTGTGGGGGTCCGTGTGGACACGTGACGGTTTGTCGAAGCGGGATCGCTCCCTGCTCAACATCGGGATGCTGGTGGCGCTGCGCGCCACTCAGGAGCTGCGCGGCCACATTAAGGGTGGGCTGGCTAATGGGCTGACCCGAGAGGAGATCACGGAGGCGATCATTCACTCCTCGGGATACTGTGGCGCCCCGGCGGCGCTGTCCGCGATGAAGGTCGCGCAAGAGGTGCTGGAAGCGGAGCTTGGCCCGAAGGACCCGTCAGCATAG
- a CDS encoding DEAD/DEAH box helicase: MSSATPAQSSHDLSQLAPGVTIQCRDEQWLVSNVARTTDGFRVRARGVSDYVRDTTATFFTALDDIMVFDPANVTVRADNSPHFRHTRLWLESTLRRTPVPLHQEEPEVSAHMLADPLEYQLSAVKKALSAERIRPRVLLADAVGLGKTLEIGMIVSELIRRGRGERILVVTPKHVMEQFQQELWTRFAVPLVRLDSQGIQKVRQKLPASKNPFTYFPRVIVSMDTLKSPKYRAQLNKVRWDVVVIDEIHNATNAGSQNNELARTLAPTTEALILASATPHNGREDSFKEILRLLDPLSVLPDGSIDKEAAKKLIIRRHRNSPEVASIVGEKWAKRLEPRNIAVPASSEENAVARVIAEDWVHGTAGDRLFPWTLVKAYLSSPRALTESVEARMRLGKPEERTKLQRLLDINDKVTADTSAKFAELINYLTSIGVKKGSDRRVVIFSERVATLKWLQKNVSKALKMPKDAVKIMHGGLSDEEQLGLIDEFKRTDTALRVLITGDVASEGVNLHAQCHHLVHYDIPWSLIRIQQRNGRVDRYGQEHSPEITALLLDPQDASSIGEIHVLTRLIEREYAANQLLGDASPLMGKHNPTAEEDAIRSVLMESKRFDDVVANPEELITEDEDTDELDSIWALLASDSELDLGDNELGTGAGSMENESAHDGPVSLSYGPGVRHSLYAAENDYLEDALNEAYHDEAHAKPSAGGVDYIEHDNSIVELTPPKDLRRRFDYLPQDYVSYRKVTERLMLATSKQRGNEQLKAAREGDSEKSWPRAHFLGPLHPVTEWAADRALSAMEQSEIPAVYGDVEEPTLLLMGTLTNSRGQILSRMFVVATEGPMGFDVPTGLQAANVEIQEDVYAWLRDIGLVTNAINPGGLIVPDNADKLIAAAVSTAQQHLQWVMKANEKTVTRRIDDWKRREDAWWSANSGQLTLRATNTTQLIEREEELLKSMAPERTLVRPLVLVLPAPSTTSSNSVKAL; encoded by the coding sequence ATGAGTTCAGCCACTCCTGCCCAGAGTTCTCATGATTTAAGCCAGCTTGCTCCGGGAGTCACCATTCAATGCCGTGACGAGCAATGGCTGGTGAGTAACGTTGCCCGCACCACGGACGGTTTCCGTGTTCGTGCCCGTGGCGTGAGCGATTACGTCCGAGATACGACCGCCACGTTCTTCACCGCTCTCGATGACATCATGGTCTTTGATCCCGCCAACGTGACCGTGCGTGCAGATAATTCGCCGCATTTCCGTCATACTCGGCTGTGGCTGGAGTCCACCCTGCGCCGAACTCCAGTCCCGTTGCATCAAGAGGAGCCGGAGGTGTCAGCGCACATGCTGGCAGACCCGCTGGAGTACCAGCTTTCTGCGGTGAAGAAGGCATTGTCTGCTGAACGTATCCGTCCGCGTGTGCTGCTTGCCGATGCTGTGGGTCTGGGAAAGACTCTTGAGATTGGCATGATTGTCTCCGAGTTGATTCGCCGCGGTAGGGGAGAGCGGATCCTCGTGGTGACGCCGAAGCACGTGATGGAGCAATTCCAACAGGAGCTGTGGACTCGTTTCGCAGTGCCGTTGGTGCGCTTGGATTCGCAGGGAATCCAGAAAGTGCGGCAGAAATTACCTGCCTCGAAGAATCCTTTCACGTATTTCCCGCGAGTTATTGTCTCGATGGATACGTTGAAATCGCCGAAGTATCGAGCACAGCTGAACAAGGTCCGTTGGGATGTGGTGGTTATTGATGAGATTCACAATGCCACTAATGCTGGCTCGCAAAACAATGAGTTAGCGCGCACATTGGCTCCGACTACGGAGGCGTTGATTTTGGCGTCCGCAACTCCACATAACGGCCGAGAGGATTCTTTCAAGGAGATTCTGCGTTTGCTGGATCCCTTGTCCGTGCTGCCGGATGGGAGCATTGACAAGGAGGCGGCTAAGAAGCTCATTATTCGCCGCCATCGAAACTCGCCGGAGGTTGCCTCGATTGTGGGGGAGAAGTGGGCCAAGCGGCTGGAGCCGCGCAACATTGCGGTCCCGGCTTCCTCGGAGGAAAACGCTGTAGCTCGGGTCATTGCGGAGGACTGGGTACATGGAACGGCCGGCGATCGTCTTTTCCCATGGACCTTGGTGAAGGCTTATCTATCCTCACCGCGGGCACTGACCGAATCGGTAGAGGCACGCATGCGTTTAGGTAAGCCTGAGGAGCGTACCAAGCTGCAGCGACTACTCGACATCAATGACAAAGTCACGGCCGATACCTCAGCAAAGTTCGCAGAACTCATCAATTACCTCACCTCTATCGGCGTGAAGAAGGGTTCGGATCGCCGCGTGGTGATCTTCTCGGAGCGGGTGGCAACCCTGAAATGGTTGCAAAAGAACGTGTCCAAGGCTCTGAAGATGCCCAAGGATGCGGTCAAGATCATGCATGGTGGTCTGTCGGATGAGGAGCAGCTGGGGCTCATCGACGAATTCAAGCGCACCGATACTGCCTTGCGGGTGTTGATCACCGGAGATGTGGCGTCGGAAGGTGTTAACCTCCATGCGCAGTGTCATCACCTGGTGCACTATGACATCCCATGGTCCCTCATCCGCATTCAGCAGCGCAACGGCCGCGTAGACCGTTATGGCCAGGAGCATTCCCCGGAGATCACCGCGCTGTTGCTTGACCCGCAGGATGCGAGCTCGATCGGTGAGATTCATGTGCTTACTCGCCTCATCGAGCGTGAGTACGCGGCAAACCAGCTGTTGGGCGATGCCTCACCACTCATGGGCAAACACAACCCCACCGCGGAAGAGGATGCTATCCGCTCGGTGTTGATGGAATCCAAGCGATTCGATGACGTTGTGGCCAACCCGGAAGAGCTCATCACTGAAGACGAAGATACTGACGAGCTCGATAGCATCTGGGCCTTGCTGGCATCAGACAGTGAACTGGACCTTGGTGACAACGAACTCGGTACAGGGGCCGGATCTATGGAGAACGAGTCGGCGCACGATGGTCCCGTCTCCTTGTCCTATGGCCCTGGTGTACGTCACAGCCTGTACGCCGCGGAAAACGATTATCTTGAAGATGCCCTTAATGAGGCCTACCACGACGAGGCCCATGCTAAGCCTTCCGCTGGTGGCGTGGACTACATCGAACACGATAACAGCATTGTTGAGCTGACCCCGCCGAAGGATCTGCGCCGCCGCTTCGATTACCTACCACAGGACTATGTCTCGTATCGCAAGGTAACTGAACGCCTCATGTTGGCAACCTCCAAACAACGCGGGAATGAACAACTAAAAGCCGCAAGGGAGGGAGATTCGGAAAAGTCGTGGCCACGTGCCCACTTCCTGGGTCCATTGCACCCCGTGACAGAATGGGCAGCCGATCGTGCGCTGTCCGCCATGGAGCAAAGTGAGATCCCCGCTGTCTACGGCGATGTCGAAGAGCCAACGCTGTTGCTCATGGGAACACTGACGAACTCGCGCGGCCAGATTCTCTCGCGCATGTTCGTTGTCGCAACGGAAGGGCCGATGGGCTTCGACGTTCCAACCGGTCTCCAGGCGGCGAACGTTGAAATCCAAGAGGACGTCTATGCATGGCTGCGCGACATTGGTCTGGTCACCAATGCCATCAACCCAGGCGGGCTGATCGTGCCGGACAATGCAGACAAGCTCATTGCGGCTGCAGTCAGCACAGCACAGCAGCACCTTCAGTGGGTCATGAAGGCCAATGAAAAAACCGTCACCCGCCGCATTGATGACTGGAAGCGCCGTGAGGATGCCTGGTGGTCAGCCAATTCAGGTCAGCTAACCCTCAGAGCCACAAACACCACGCAGCTCATTGAGCGAGAAGAAGAATTGCTCAAGTCCATGGCCCCAGAGCGCACCCTGGTGCGCCCCTTGGTCCTCGTTCTTCCTGCCCCGTCCACGACCTCCTCTAATTCAGTAAAGGCACTCTAA
- a CDS encoding lipoprotein LpqH, translated as MTTHISPTFAKRLYGALGASVLLISLGACGREEARAVMYTATLDGEQFQTDDPTVTCTDNGGLKEITVGHTQQDGGEDAAPTNYITALINPDGTFVEDITISDNSTFNFTYSPYRKIGSASAGESDGTYSIKGEGQMTRLDNQDQDTQDQDAPEKLVPFELELTCPSEH; from the coding sequence ATGACCACACACATCTCCCCCACGTTTGCGAAGCGACTTTACGGCGCGCTGGGGGCGTCGGTCCTCCTCATCTCCCTCGGCGCCTGCGGTCGGGAGGAAGCCAGGGCGGTGATGTACACGGCCACCCTGGACGGCGAGCAATTCCAGACCGACGACCCGACCGTCACCTGCACGGACAACGGCGGCCTGAAGGAGATCACCGTGGGCCACACCCAGCAGGACGGGGGTGAGGACGCGGCCCCCACCAACTACATCACCGCGCTCATCAACCCCGACGGCACGTTCGTGGAGGACATCACCATTAGCGACAACTCCACCTTCAACTTCACCTATAGCCCCTACAGAAAAATCGGATCCGCCAGCGCCGGCGAATCCGATGGAACTTACAGCATCAAGGGCGAGGGACAGATGACCCGGCTGGATAACCAGGACCAGGACACGCAGGACCAGGACGCCCCAGAAAAGCTGGTGCCCTTCGAGCTGGAGCTCACCTGCCCGAGCGAACACTAA
- a CDS encoding CynX/NimT family MFS transporter has product MSTQRSFGLALLGLFLLAANLRMALTSVAPVVSDIQADLGLTGAQVSIVTSLPLLVFAIVSPLVPRLLVRWGIERTLIAGTGLLAVGLIVRSLPAAALLWVGTGFIGLAIATLNVTLPALVKRDFPDRIGFVTGTYAAVQAGFAAIAAGLAVPISHASGWGEAGWRLATSVWCVMALAAFAHLIIQGRRAGREAGVGTVPSSSFNPWKHPLAWAITGFMGFQSAMFYVIVAWMSSIEQSMGISAGAAGVHQAFMNIGSLVGSFSCSVLLSRLRGQRAIVVAIAVMMGVPLIILMHAPQIAGLLIFVEGIACGLAFALSLSLFALRSRKPETAAALSGMGQGMGYVIAASGPILLGAVHDATGQWTSGLWIMVAVSVLCLLCGLAAAKDTTVD; this is encoded by the coding sequence ATGTCTACTCAACGCTCCTTCGGTTTAGCTCTCTTGGGATTATTCTTACTTGCTGCAAACCTTCGCATGGCGCTGACTTCCGTGGCGCCTGTGGTGAGTGACATCCAAGCTGACCTTGGTCTCACGGGAGCGCAGGTGTCCATCGTGACGTCGCTGCCGTTGTTGGTCTTCGCGATTGTTTCGCCCCTGGTGCCTCGTTTGCTCGTGCGCTGGGGGATCGAGCGCACGCTGATCGCCGGCACAGGACTGCTGGCCGTGGGCTTGATCGTGCGCTCGCTCCCGGCTGCCGCGTTGTTGTGGGTGGGTACCGGCTTCATCGGCCTGGCTATCGCCACTTTGAACGTGACACTTCCCGCGCTGGTCAAGAGGGACTTTCCCGACCGCATCGGTTTCGTGACGGGTACCTACGCGGCCGTGCAGGCGGGATTCGCTGCCATCGCCGCGGGACTTGCAGTGCCCATCTCCCATGCCTCCGGGTGGGGAGAGGCGGGATGGCGACTGGCCACCTCCGTGTGGTGCGTCATGGCGCTGGCAGCATTCGCGCATCTGATTATTCAAGGGCGCCGTGCGGGGCGTGAGGCCGGCGTCGGTACGGTTCCCAGCAGCAGTTTCAACCCGTGGAAACATCCCCTGGCGTGGGCGATCACGGGATTCATGGGGTTCCAGTCCGCCATGTTCTACGTCATCGTGGCGTGGATGAGCTCCATCGAACAATCCATGGGCATCAGCGCGGGCGCCGCCGGCGTGCACCAGGCGTTCATGAACATCGGCAGCCTGGTCGGTAGCTTCAGTTGCTCCGTGCTGCTGAGCCGCCTGCGTGGGCAACGGGCGATCGTGGTCGCCATCGCCGTCATGATGGGTGTGCCGCTGATCATCCTCATGCACGCGCCACAGATTGCCGGGCTGCTGATCTTCGTGGAAGGTATCGCCTGTGGCCTTGCCTTCGCCTTAAGCCTCTCCCTGTTCGCCCTGCGTTCTCGCAAACCCGAAACCGCCGCGGCGCTGTCCGGCATGGGGCAGGGCATGGGCTATGTCATCGCGGCCAGTGGACCGATCCTGTTGGGTGCTGTGCACGACGCCACCGGCCAGTGGACTTCGGGACTGTGGATCATGGTGGCTGTCTCGGTGCTGTGCTTGCTGTGTGGTCTGGCCGCCGCGAAGGATACGACCGTCGACTAG
- a CDS encoding copper chaperone PCu(A)C, translating to MKKSAFAVVSVLALGGSLAACSSDDAEEAKNSASSAASSATSAASSAMSSASESAKSSTGLTFENGFCKAKPSADKAKDGEMADMTACFGTLVNNTDKDITITGFSIEDMKDEGATFELHEVVDGKMQKKEGGFEIKAGESKELKPGGEHLMVLNLRDDVEPGDDLTIVFETKDGETFKTEVEGREIGAGNESYGSDDHDHDGHDHDHHDHDGHDHDHHDHN from the coding sequence ATGAAGAAGTCTGCGTTTGCCGTTGTATCCGTTCTAGCCCTGGGTGGTAGCCTCGCCGCCTGCAGCTCCGACGACGCTGAGGAGGCAAAGAACTCTGCATCCTCCGCCGCATCGTCGGCAACGTCCGCGGCATCCTCCGCGATGTCCTCCGCATCGGAGTCCGCGAAGTCCAGCACCGGCCTGACCTTCGAGAACGGATTCTGCAAGGCGAAGCCATCCGCAGATAAGGCCAAGGACGGCGAGATGGCTGACATGACCGCCTGCTTCGGAACCCTGGTGAACAACACCGATAAGGACATCACCATCACGGGCTTCTCCATCGAGGACATGAAGGACGAAGGTGCTACCTTCGAGCTTCACGAGGTGGTTGACGGCAAGATGCAGAAGAAGGAAGGCGGCTTCGAGATCAAGGCCGGCGAGTCCAAGGAGCTGAAGCCAGGTGGCGAGCACCTGATGGTGCTGAACCTCCGTGATGACGTGGAGCCAGGTGACGACCTGACCATCGTCTTTGAGACCAAGGACGGCGAGACCTTTAAGACCGAGGTTGAGGGCCGCGAGATTGGTGCGGGCAACGAGTCCTACGGTTCGGATGACCACGACCACGACGGTCACGATCACGACCACCACGACCACGATGGTCACGACCATGACCACCACGACCACAACTAG
- a CDS encoding ABC transporter ATP-binding protein, with protein MTVMVSVKNVSKAVGEKKPRRRLWEKLSFDVSSGELVSVTGPSGCGKSTLLNCLGLLDRPDNGDIDIKGIPLASASARQRMRMRRESVGYLFQDYALIDNDTVRQNIALGSRARGRQLTEDIAQALAEVGLEGYENHRVYQLSGGEQQRVAIARLSVRKPEVILADEPTASLDRSNAASVLTHLRTLSDHGAAVIVVSHDPWVIAQTDRTIELGENS; from the coding sequence ATGACTGTCATGGTTTCGGTAAAAAATGTCTCGAAGGCTGTCGGAGAGAAGAAGCCACGCCGAAGGCTGTGGGAAAAGCTGAGCTTCGATGTGTCCTCCGGCGAATTAGTGAGCGTCACAGGGCCTTCGGGGTGTGGCAAATCCACGCTACTCAATTGCTTGGGGTTGCTCGACCGGCCTGACAACGGCGACATTGACATCAAAGGTATCCCTCTAGCATCCGCTTCCGCACGGCAGCGGATGCGTATGCGTCGAGAATCTGTGGGCTATCTTTTTCAGGATTATGCACTAATTGATAACGATACCGTCCGCCAAAATATCGCCTTAGGCAGTCGTGCACGAGGACGACAGCTCACCGAAGACATTGCCCAAGCGTTGGCCGAAGTGGGGCTAGAGGGCTACGAGAACCATCGTGTGTATCAGCTCAGTGGCGGTGAGCAACAGCGTGTTGCTATTGCGAGGCTTTCAGTGCGAAAGCCCGAGGTTATCCTGGCTGATGAGCCCACAGCGTCCCTGGATAGAAGTAACGCAGCCTCTGTGCTCACGCACTTAAGAACACTGTCTGACCACGGTGCGGCGGTCATCGTAGTGAGCCACGATCCCTGGGTCATTGCGCAGACGGACCGAACGATAGAACTAGGAGAAAACTCATGA
- the pntB gene encoding Re/Si-specific NAD(P)(+) transhydrogenase subunit beta: MNALYFAQAEATSKVSPTVLEWTDKITNLAYIVAALLFILALAGLAKQQTASRGNRFGMAGMTIALIATIAKAVINANDGGDATNGPVVTVLLIAVAMLLGAAIGIPRAKKVEMTEMPELIAMLHSFVGLAAVLIGVNSFIQPDEKTKAIEAFHLGEVYLGVFIGAVTLTGSIVAYLKLSGKMNGKPLVLPARHLLNLLVIIVSLVGMVVFIASGHDNQVLSWIALVVMLALALFLGFHLVAAIGGGDMPVVVSMLNSYSGWAAAAAGFMLGNPLLIIVGALVGSSGAYLSYVMCQAMNRSFVSVILGGFGGEAAASDDREYGEHTEVNAAETAELLKGAKTVMITPGYGMAVAQAQYPVATLVEKLKAQGVDVTFGIHPVAGRLPGHMNVLLAEAKVPYDIVLELDEVNDDFADIDVVLVIGANDTVNPIAEEPGSPIAGMPVLKVWEADKVIVFKRSMGSGYAGVQNPLFFNENTDMLLGDAKKTVEEIISHL; this comes from the coding sequence ATGAACGCTCTTTATTTCGCACAGGCTGAGGCTACCTCTAAGGTGAGCCCCACCGTCCTGGAATGGACGGATAAGATTACGAACCTCGCGTACATCGTTGCAGCGCTGCTGTTCATCCTGGCGCTGGCCGGACTGGCCAAGCAGCAGACCGCATCCCGCGGTAACCGCTTCGGCATGGCAGGTATGACCATCGCGCTCATCGCGACGATCGCCAAGGCTGTCATTAACGCGAACGATGGGGGCGACGCCACCAACGGTCCAGTTGTCACCGTTCTCCTGATCGCTGTGGCGATGCTGCTGGGTGCCGCCATTGGTATCCCACGGGCGAAGAAGGTCGAAATGACCGAAATGCCCGAACTCATTGCGATGCTGCACAGCTTCGTGGGACTTGCGGCAGTGTTGATTGGTGTGAACTCCTTCATCCAGCCCGATGAGAAGACCAAGGCCATCGAGGCCTTCCACCTGGGTGAGGTCTACCTGGGCGTGTTCATCGGTGCTGTGACCCTGACCGGTTCCATCGTGGCGTACCTGAAGCTGAGCGGAAAGATGAACGGTAAGCCACTGGTGCTTCCTGCTCGTCACCTGCTGAACCTGCTGGTAATCATCGTGTCCCTGGTGGGCATGGTTGTGTTCATTGCTTCCGGCCACGACAACCAGGTCCTGTCCTGGATCGCGCTGGTCGTGATGCTGGCCCTGGCTCTGTTCCTGGGATTCCACCTGGTTGCCGCCATCGGTGGTGGCGACATGCCAGTGGTTGTGTCCATGCTGAACTCCTACTCAGGTTGGGCAGCTGCCGCCGCTGGATTCATGCTGGGCAACCCCCTGCTCATCATCGTTGGTGCGCTGGTTGGTTCCTCCGGTGCCTACCTGTCCTACGTCATGTGCCAGGCAATGAACCGCAGCTTCGTGTCCGTGATCCTGGGTGGCTTCGGTGGCGAGGCTGCTGCTTCTGACGACCGCGAGTACGGCGAGCACACTGAGGTTAACGCGGCGGAGACCGCGGAGCTGCTGAAGGGTGCGAAGACCGTCATGATCACCCCGGGCTACGGCATGGCTGTGGCGCAGGCTCAGTACCCAGTGGCCACCCTGGTAGAGAAGCTCAAGGCTCAGGGCGTGGACGTTACGTTCGGTATTCACCCTGTTGCTGGCCGCTTGCCTGGCCACATGAACGTGCTGCTGGCCGAGGCCAAGGTGCCGTACGACATCGTGCTGGAGCTGGATGAGGTCAACGACGACTTCGCCGACATCGACGTTGTGCTGGTCATCGGTGCAAACGACACGGTGAACCCGATCGCCGAAGAGCCTGGCTCGCCAATTGCCGGCATGCCTGTGCTGAAGGTGTGGGAAGCAGACAAGGTCATCGTCTTTAAGCGTTCCATGGGCTCCGGTTACGCCGGCGTGCAGAACCCGCTGTTCTTCAACGAGAACACGGACATGCTGCTCGGCGATGCAAAGAAGACCGTGGAGGAGATCATCTCCCACCTGTAG